CTACACCCTGCTGCACATACCCAGCTTCAACGGAGATTACAACCTGACCGGAAGGACAGGTTTCGGCAAAACCGTCCCGCATCCCTTGTTCACGAACCGCAAGAAAATCAAGAGTAGGATATCCGCAAATACCCACCTTCTTGCTCCCCGGATTCGCCGCCACCCACTTGCCGCATTCCTGTCCAATGACCTTTCCCAGATCATAATTGGAAACCCGGCCGATATAGTGGGCTATTGCGGATGGGTTGTCATAGGAGCCCAGGATGGTTCCCTTTGCTTTTAACTGCTGTAAGAGATCGGCATAGGAATCCTCCGCGATATTCTGGAAAAGTACTACCTTGGCGTTGGCGTTAATACAATTTTCCAGGAAGGTGGTTACCTTGGTCGGCCCTTCAAGAAAATCGGCGGTTATAAGCCGGTAACCCTCCGCCTGACACTTGGCCTCAATGGCCCGGCGAACATCAATAAAAATCGAATTGGTCTGAATTCCCGTTAACCCCAGACCTACCGTGATCTGGGCATCTTCCTTCTTTTTGCAACCAAGCAACATGGCGCCCATTGCCACCACAAGAATGAATAGCCCGATTAATTTTCTTTCCCGTTTCATATAAATCTCCTTTTAAAAAAGTTTTATGAACCCATTTTCAAAAACAACTTTAATTTATGGTACCACGGGTCCCGGGACCTGTCAACAAAAAGTTTTTAAAAATGTTTTTATAAACGGTTTTACAAAACCGGGGAAAACCGATATAGTATCCGAAAGGGAAAAAATGAAAGACAAGCAAGTTTCAACGAAATTCCTCCCCCATTCGGCGAATTTGAGTATACAGAGGATGAACAGGAGGAACATCTATCAGCTGTTCCGGCGGGAACGGGGGCTGACCAGGCAGGATGTTGTTAACCACCTGCGCTTATCCCTCC
The window above is part of the Treponema primitia ZAS-1 genome. Proteins encoded here:
- a CDS encoding sugar ABC transporter substrate-binding protein, whose amino-acid sequence is MKRERKLIGLFILVVAMGAMLLGCKKKEDAQITVGLGLTGIQTNSIFIDVRRAIEAKCQAEGYRLITADFLEGPTKVTTFLENCINANAKVVLFQNIAEDSYADLLQQLKAKGTILGSYDNPSAIAHYIGRVSNYDLGKVIGQECGKWVAANPGSKKVGICGYPTLDFLAVREQGMRDGFAETCPSGQVVISVEAGYVQQGVDAGENFLQAYPDLQAVMGINDSGPFGVGEAYKAAGKSFAKDHIGLFGCDASEDAIRAIKENDMFLCTIDLDLVNQATGLFERCLTMYKTGEFDASKADVLFPPRPIYLSNIALIDKSAQ